The DNA window tagtcattttgagcttcaatgcattcCGAGTGAATcctactattgccagtattggattatggcggatacatggttcattacgtaagtatgcaccattacaatggtaccattgttgtgtgaaagtgtgttgttgttgttgttgttgtgggttgtttttggttttttatgacctgatccaaacgagttgaattttagtcttagaatgcaccagattgcacatatTTTAATGTACCACTGATTTTGAACCCCCCTAGAAAAtagggatttcctcttttttcatcacaagagagtcccacccctgatatATGTCTTTGCCTGTCAATGTTAACACTGAATTGCAGAATGACAGTTGTCAgtgtctctttttgttttccgGCTTATTCGGCATTGCATGGTGAGAAGGAGTGTTGCACAATACATCCGTAAGTTGATCAGTGTAACTTCAAGTTGCGAGAACAAATAACACAATCATACGCGGCCCCACAGCACCAAGTTTCACATCATATACGGTCACGGCGGCATATCATCTTGAAACCCCGATCGATACTGACACGGACTGTCACTGTCCGACCGGTAATACTGAAACAAAGACATCAGTCTTCACAGGCTGACACTCAAACGCGttacacaccgtgcacacacacacacacacacacacacacacacacacacacacacacacacacacacacacacacacacagtgacacacacacgaaaatgAAAATGGCATTTGAATATCAAACAATAGCGCACACTTTGCCGACTGAGCTGGACACGCCCTTATCCTGAAAGTGTATGTTCTCATATTGCAATGTTCCGAATCAGACAAACTTCGCGGACAAGGCGGTTCAAAGTTCAACAGGGTTGTTGCCTGAGCAAGCTTGTTTGTCGTGGTCAGTCGAGAGACTATTTGCAGCGTTGACATCGGTTTGAAGTAAGAAGACCCTTAAAGTAAAGTCGTCGAACGCAAAGGGGACTCTTGACCATCAGTATGGCCTCGGATGATGTTCTCAGGGAAGGTAAGCTGCTCCATGCGCGCGCCTGTTCGATGGACAGTTCACACCGTGAAAACGAAACTAGCTCAACCTCTCCCAAATTGTTCAATCGTACCGCGTTATTCAGGGTTTAAAGTCAGTGGGCAGTGTGGTAATTTTAGCGGAATAGGGTGGGGGATGGTCAGGTTTGTGTTTGGGGTGAGAGGGAAATTGGTGAAACGTTGTTGTTCCTCAATTCAAATTATCTGACTAGCTATAGGTCGATCATTTTGTAGAAGAGAAGAGTGGGCGGATCGGAAGGTTTTCTCGACTTTGAGAGTTGAAGTGACAGATGCAGTGAGCGTATGTTGTGATTGTGTGCaagggagtgtgtgtgagtgtgtttgtgcgtgtgtgtgtgtgtttgggtgtgtgtgtgtgtgtgtgtgtgtgtgtgtgtgcctgagagagagagaggtactgTTGTCACATGTTTTTAAGAGTATCTGGCATTCTTATGCAagcattcacacgcacacacatgcatgcacacagactagacacacgtacacacagacgTGAATTATCATGGCTGTTTTTGCACAAAACCCTTTAAATCATATGTTGATGATTGTGTATGCAGGGGTACGGCAGAACATGGATGTGTGGGTGGAGAAGCTGGAGTGTGGGGGAGACGTGGAGAAACAACATCAGTTCAAGAAGAAATTCCTCGCACGTTTGCGTGACTCCACCATTGCTGAGAGCACCGACAAGGCAAATGAGCAGCATTATGAAGTGCCAACTGAGTTCTTCCTAACAGTAAGAGAAAAtagtacagcggaacccccttTCTAGGACACCACCCCCTATTAAAgaccctgatttctgaaagttTTGGCTACAAAAACATTGTTTTGTCAGAACACCTGTACATCAGTACATGTCAAAACTAACAAACAGTAGAATGGTCAGTGGTCAGACCAACGCGTCAGATCAAAACAAATGCCTAATTAAATGACCAGAGACCGAGGCCTGAGAATAACACTGCAATGCTACTGTTCGAAGAAAATTTTGTGTCCAATCAGCAGTTATGTAAGCTTTCTTTTACCCCACTGTACTTTGCTGGTGATCTGACAAAACTGTAACAAAAAACAAGGAtgtctgtgttttatttttaactgCATATCTTGTGCTCCGAAAGCAAGTCCCCGTTTAATATTCAATTCATGAAACATATGAATACAGATTATACTGCAAGTAATTCAACTTGCAAATTCACTATATGACGTTAACACCAACAAAAAAATGTCACCATGAACATCTGACACGTGTGCACTATAGCTTTCAGAAACGTGTCTGATTCTTTTATGCAGGTTTTGGGAAAACGCCTCAAGTACAGCTGCTGTTACTGGCCTGAGGGTGTTACCACTCTCGATCAAGGTAATATCCATTATGGACATAATTAATGCCTGCATAGAGTTATAATGTTTCCACCATctctatgtgtgtttgtgtgcatatatttatataatatgtgtgtgggtgttgttgatattttttcttttttttttaatattttttctttgattttggttgttgttgttttatcctTGAAAGATCCCTGACTGATATTTTCGTCGCCCCTCTTGATAATTtccattttaaaacaaaatgtaatctaCTGTAGTCTAAAGTGTGTGTCATGAACGAGAGGAACTAAGGTACATGCAGGCAGCAGATTGCAAGTGTTTGTGTTATGGGTAAATTCAGTAGCCTTGAGTAAAAGCAGTTCTAGTCTGGCATGGTTATTGACTGGAAAGTGTGGGTAGTAATTAATTTGTATAAACAGGAGTTCTATGATTTTTTTCTCAATCAGGGGTCACACCAACTTCCTCATTTTCAGTAAACTGAAAATTACCAGAAGTGTCAATAGATAAATGGGTACTCCTGCAGCTGTCTAACATTTTATTTGGTATATATAATAGTTTCCCTGGCAAAAGGCCTGAGTGCGGTCGTTGTTTGTTTGAATTTTCACTAATACAAAGGAAATCTGTCTGTAAACTAGTTCCTAACTATTGTATACGATTATTGTTTCAGCTGAAGATGCATCTCTGCAGAAATACTGTGATATGGCACGCCTGGAGGATGGTCATTATGTCATGGTGAGAATTAATGACTTTTTTCCCTTGTactacagtatatatatatattttcaacaaacaaagaaactgaaAAAATAcatataacaataacaataacagcactttattgtccattaaaatattacataaaaatggaaatttttcttcggcacaccctgcctgcctgtaaacgattataacaacaattgtataagACGACAcgcataaaacataaaacataaaggggatacaatcaaatatgatattgcactatgtatatataccgagcaacaaaagaaatgcGAAAAAAGTCTGCAATGTTTGAtttgacaaaatctcgaacaattatagagttagaattatcaaatcacaaaagtttgatgaaggcatgtttgtgtgattattttgctgcgactgtttcaactcacgggacaagcaggtttaacgttaacaAAGTAATGGAGGTCTCGCTTAGTCAGTCTTCATCGCgttctctggccactgatcagacactggtggcttccaatgatgttcctggtagtgtcagtggctgtattaaatcgatctcgaagacgttgtggcaggaaattgcgatcttgtcttatttggggtaatgcgaaaaatctaccgcgttgcataactgcagtgcttccaatgtcaacagaacattgctgaaggtgatagactgttgacatatgcacgtttaaagcacatgccagcgcttctggatcatccccagctttaaatcgacctggcgttttggtggtgtcaatcttggcatcctggctgtttcaaaagtgagactggcagcaagcgtgccatggtctcttttggttgctaatgcattagtgaacacatctcacacatcagatttctcctgctctacttgcacatgctgcgagcgcgcattatgtgtttaacgttaaacctgcttgtcgCGTGTGTTaaaaacagtcacagcatcaaaataatcacacaaaagcaaggtcaaacatgccttcatcaaacttttgtggtttgataattctaactctataattgttggagatttgtcaatcaaacaatgacgaatttttttgcgtttcttttgttgctcggtatatatataattatatatatgtataaatCTGCAGTAAGACAAAGTAACTGAAAGATGATGTTTACCACATTCCCGAGCAATGCCTGGTGCTATGTCTTCTGTTTCTTTATTTCCACATGCCTTTGTCCATCTTTGTTAACCCCTTGTGAATTTCATGTGCAACCAGAGTTGATGGGGTACTGTCAATTTAAGAGTGAGTCTCTACAGAATATTAGCTGACTTTAACAAATAAATCCCTCAATAAATGTGGGGCTCAAACCAAAGCCGTCGATACAAACTGTAATGACAAACTATTTTTTATGCCTGATATGTTACCAAATGTCCCAAAGTATCCCTACATTGCAGATGTCCTTTTTGGCAGGTATACTTtagttaccggcacggttggcctagtggtaaggcgtccgccccgtgatcgggggggcgtgggttcgaaccccggccgggtcatacctaagactttaaaattggcaatctagtggctgctccgcctggcgtctggcattatggggtggtagtgctaggactggttggtccggtgtcagaataatgtgactgggtgagacatgaagcctgtgctgcgacttctgtcttgtgtgtggcgcacgttatatgtcaaagcagcaccgccctgatatggcccttcgtggtcggctgggcgttaagcaaacaaacaaacaaacaaactttagtTAAATTTAAACACTCTGTGACAAGAGAATGCAGGTATCTTTTATCATTGGAGGGGCCTTAtattgcaggtaccactgtatatcATCTTGGTCATTGTCTGAAGTCTGTTTTGAATTCACAGGATCTTGGCTGCGGCTGGGGCTCCTTTGGCCTGTACGTGTGTGAGAAGTACCCCAAGTGTCGTGTGACTTGCGTGTCCAACTCCAACACGCAGCGTGAGCTGATCCAGGTCAGGGCTCAACAGAGAGGCTTCGCTGACCGCCTGGAAGTGATCACCGCCGATGCCAACACCTTCTTTACCTCCAATAAGTACGACAGGATCGTCTCCATTGAGATGTTTGAGGTGAGATGTCTCAGAGAGAGTCTTAAACatatgaggcagagcgctgtttagagatctgataagcaaagggaagtaagcgctctaaatgcatatgaTGTGTaattgagagagtgagagttattcggaacctttttgctggcacctgagagaaaaacaagtcgcgtaaggcgaaattactacatttagtcaagctgtggaactcacagaatgaaactgaacgcactgcattttttcacaatgaccgtagttcgccgcttgtgcaaaacggagtgaaactgacgagcctgttcagcgcagtagtggtttcgctgtgctgcatagcacgcttttctgtacctctcttcgtttgaactttctgcgggtgtttttaatccaaacatatcatatctatatgcttttggaatcaggaaccgacaaggaataagatgaaattgtttctaaatcgatttcggaaatttaattttgatcataatttttatatttttaattttcagagcttgtttttaatccaaatataacatatttatatgtttttgaaatcaggaaatgatgtagaataagatgaacgtaaatttggatcgttttatataaaaaaaaaattattacaattttcagatttttaatgaccaaagtcattaattaatttttaagccaccaagctgaaatgcaataccgaagtccggcctttgtcgaagattgctttacaaaaatttcaatcaatttgattgaaaaatgagggtgtgacagtgccgactcaacttttacaaaaagccggatatgacgtcatcaaaagtatttatcgaaaaaaggaaaaaaacgtgcggggatatcattcccaggaactctcatgtcaaatttcataaagatcggtccaatagtttggtctgaatcgctctacacacacacacgcacagacagacagacggacaaaaacacatacaccacgaccctcgtctcgattcccccctctatgttaaaacatttagtcaaaacttgactgaatgtaaaaagcatCATAATGAGGATGATAgttgcttgttattctctcaggtgccaggagaatgcaTGGTTCCCAATAACACTCACTTAcactattacacatgtcgtatgcattttgagcgtttacttccctttgttaatCAGATGTCTCAGAGAGAGACATTGTTTTAGTTTGAGACACTGAATTGCAAGCCTCGGGtaagaaaaaaaatgattgtCTCCATTAACCCTTTTTCTTCTGCACAGAATGACGTCGTCTAGTAAGTAATTTCCAATGTCATGGGAAATAGTAAGCAAGGTTGTCTCCATATTTGGGACGATATTTCTCAAA is part of the Littorina saxatilis isolate snail1 linkage group LG6, US_GU_Lsax_2.0, whole genome shotgun sequence genome and encodes:
- the LOC138969293 gene encoding uncharacterized protein is translated as MASDDVLREGVRQNMDVWVEKLECGGDVEKQHQFKKKFLARLRDSTIAESTDKANEQHYEVPTEFFLTVLGKRLKYSCCYWPEGVTTLDQAEDASLQKYCDMARLEDGHYVMDLGCGWGSFGLYVCEKYPKCRVTCVSNSNTQRELIQVRAQQRGFADRLEVITADANTFFTSNKYDRIVSIEMFEHMKNYEQLFQRVASWLKPSGFLFLQVFCHRQHPYAFDVKPGSDTEWMAKNFFTGGTMPSMDLFLHFQKDVSLVDSWVLNGSHYSKTLEAWLQKMDGNRDKVSQILQKAYGSDWEQQKFNWRLFFIFCSEVFGFKGGNEWHITYKLFKKNVKSSL